A genomic region of Xiphophorus couchianus chromosome 9, X_couchianus-1.0, whole genome shotgun sequence contains the following coding sequences:
- the LOC114151148 gene encoding transcription factor jun-D: MMKKDINLTLVDDADLKPHLRDAESLLNSPDLGLLKLASPELERLIIQSNGLVTTTPTSSQFLYPKTVTDEQEFAEGFVKALEDLHKQNQLNGTAPANGSLDLGANIPPVTIQPDLPVYTNLNSYGSGPLGTTVNYSTDTVPFPPPPSHHLGAAPLQPELSRVQPPKEEPQTVPDVQSFGESPPLSPVDMDSQERIKAERKRLRNRIAASKCRRRKLERISRLEDKVKTLKTQNTDLASTASLLREQVAQLKQKVLTHVNSGCQMLPHEVQVH, from the coding sequence ATGATGAAGAAGGACATCAATCTGACCCTGGTGGACGACGCAGACCTCAAACCGCATCTCCGCGACGCCGAGAGCCTCCTCAACTCCCCCGATCTGGGTCTGCTCAAGCTGGCGTCTCCGGAGCTGGAGAGGCTCATCATCCAGTCCAACGGACTGGTCACCACGACGCCGACCAGCTCCCAGTTCCTCTACCCGAAGACAGTGACTGATGAGCAGGAGTTCGCGGAGGGCTTCGTGAAGGCGCTGGAGGACCTACACAAGCAGAACCAGCTGAACGGAACCGCTCCGGCTAACGGCAGCCTGGACCTCGGGGCGAACATCCCCCCGGTGACCATACAGCCGGACCTACCGGTGTACACGAACCTGAACAGCTACGGCAGTGGGCCTCTGGGAACCACTGTCAACTACTCCACGGACACTGTTCCCTTCCCGCCCCCTCCGTCACATCACCTGGGGGCAGCCCCGCTCCAGCCGGAGCTCTCCCGGGTCCAGCCGCCGAAGGAGGAGCCCCAGACGGTACCCGACGTCCAGAGCTTCGGGGAGAGCCCGCCGCTCTCTCCCGTCGACATGGACTCGCAGGAGCGGATCAAAGCCGAGCGGAAGCGGCTCAGAAACCGGATCGCCGCCTCCAAATGTCGGAGGCGCAAACTGGAGCGGATCTCACGGCTGGAGGACAAGGTGAAGACGCTGAAAACCCAGAACACCGACCTGGCTTCCACCGCCAGCCTGCTGAGAGAGCAGGTGGCCCAGTTAAAGCAGAAGGTCCTCACCCACGTCAACAGCGGCTGCCAGATGTTACCACACGAAGTCCAGGTGCACTGA
- the rab3ab gene encoding RAB3A, member RAS oncogene family, b encodes MASATATYGQKESSDQNFDYMFKILIIGNSSVGKTSFLFRYADDSFTPAFVSTVGIDFKVKTIYRNDKRIKLQIWDTAGQERYRTITTAYYRGAMGFILMYDITNEESFNAVQDWSTQIKTYSWDNAQVLLVGNKCDMEDERVVNAERGRQLSEHLGFEFFEASAKDNINVKQTFERLVDIICEKMSESLDAGDPAVTGAKQGPQLTEQSAPPHQDCAC; translated from the exons ATGGCCTCGGCAACAGCGACCTACGGACAGAAAGAGTCTTCGGACCAGAACTTTGACTACATGTTCAAGATCCTCATCATTGGCAACAGCAGCGTGGGAAAAACCTCCTTCCTGTTCCGCTACGCCGACGACTCGTTCACGCCGGCGTTCGTCAGCACAGTGGGGATCGACTTCAAGGTGAAGACAATCTACAGGAACGACAAGAGGATCAAACTACAGATCTGG GACACGGCGGGTCAGGAGCGTTACCGCACCATCACCACAGCGTACTACCGAGGAGCCATGGGCTTCATCCTCATGTATGACATCACCAACGAGGAGTCCTTCAACGCCGTCCAGGACTG GTCGACTCAGATTAAGACGTACTCATGGGACAACGCCCAGGTGCTGCTGGTAGGAAACAAATGTGACATGGAGGATGAGAGGGTGGTGAACGCAGAGAGAGGCCGGCAGCTCTCAGAACATCTTG GTTTTGAGTTCTTCGAGGCCAGCGCTAAGGACAACATCAACGTGAAGCAGACCTTTGAACGCCTTGTCGAtatcatctgtgaaaagatgtCTGAGAGTCTGGATGCCGGCGATCCCGCCGTTACGGGGGCCAAGCAGGGGCCCCAGCTGACAGAGCAGTCTGCCCCTCCCCACCAGGACTGTGCATGTTAA